TCAGCTTAAGCACCGCGTCCCTGATGGCATCGTAGTCCGCGGGAATGGCTTCCTCCAACGGGATAACTTTCTGAATGGCTTGAGTCTCAAAGCTCCGAAGTCTGCTCAGGATTTCCTCTTTCGAAAGGGGCGTCTCAGCTATCAACACGCCTCTCCAGTCCGTTCCGTGGGCCCTAACATTCTCAAGGGCCCATTCCAGTTCAAGTATCACGTCCCCTTCCCTTCCCTGGGGACAGGTGACCACCAAAACCACCATCTCGGCTCACCAGTGGACAAACTTTTATATTCTCAAAGACAAACTAAGTCGGGTGGGTTAAATGGAGAACGAGGAACTTAAAGTTTATCCCCTTCAAACTTACGAGATTTACGGCCTCTCAAAAAACCCGTTCGAGCAGCTCGCAAGCGAGGGAATAAGTGACGTTGAAAGCATCCACGTCTATCAGGAAGTGGACATGAGACTGTCGATGATAATCTCCGAGGTAATCGGAAACAGGAGCTCAATGGCCATGGCCATAGTTGGCCCCCTCGGAATGGGAAAGACCCAGCGGCTCAAGAGCATAGCACGGGCCATCGAGAGGGAGGGCGGAAAGGCAATCTACGTCAAAGTCGACACCAACGACATACTAAAGCTCACCCGTGATATATTTTACGCCCTTAAGCCCCCCAGGAACAGAACGAACATCTTCCTCGAAAACCTCTCACGGAAGCTCGGCTTCATAGATAGGCTTGAGAAGATGCTCAGCAACACGAAGGAGTACAAGAGCAGGGACATAGCGGAGCTCCTGGTGGAGCAACTGAAGAAGTACCCCTACTCCGCTCTTCTCCTGGACGAGCTTGAGAACATGCAAGGGGCTGGAGAGCAGGAGAAGATACAGTTCTTCGAGATGCTGAGGCACGTGATAAGCACGATGCCTCCCGGCTGTATAGTGGCCTTTGCCTGCATCCCAGAGGCCTACGAGGAGTACTCAAGGATATTCCCGGCGTTCTTCATGCGCCTCCACTACGAGTTCAAGCTTAGGCCGATGAGCGTCGAGGAGACCTTTGAACTCGTGAAGAAGAGGCTCAATCGGGTCAGGACGAGGGACACCGACGACCCGATTTACCCCTTCACCGACGAGGCGATAAGACTTATTCACGACCTAGCAAAGGGTAACCCAAGGCAGATTCTCCGTCTGCTCCACTACGTCCTCAGCGAGGCCGCCAAGAGGGCCTTCGACCCGATAGATGAGCTCGTGATAACGACAATCCTAGAGGAGCCCAAGAGCCTTGAGGAGTACATAAGGAGGGTTCCGAAGGACTACCGTGACCTCGTGGAGGTCATAGTCAACAAGTTCAACGGCGGACCGGTCAGCTATATAGCCGTCGCCAAGGAGCTCAAGAAGCCCGCCAATCAGGTTTACGAGTCCCTGAACAGGCTCGTCACGATAGGCTTCCTCGTTGGAGACCCGGGAGGAAACTACAAGGTTCCACACTACGTCAGAAAATTCCTTGAAGAGAAGGGGGAAGGCAAGGGAGCGGAGGAGTGAATGCCCAACTACGACGTCCACGTGTTGAGCGGGATAGTAACTTACCCGCTCGCAGTCCTTACCGCGTTCCTGCTCAAGGTGTACGCCGGCGTTCCCTTTGAGATGACCAGCACCGCGATGGTTGTAGGTTATGGCCTCTACGTCCTGGGGGCGGATTTGCCAGACATGGACCACCCAAACGCACTCATTCACCGCGGAACGAAGCCGATAGTGGCGGTTCTCCTGGGAAGCGCCGTCTACCTGTGGGCCGCAGGGGAGATACACCTAAGCCAGCCGTGGATGAACCAAACCGCCGCGTGGGGGGTTGGAGCGATAGGGGCCGTTGTGGGATGGTACGGGTTCACCGCGGTGATGCCGCACCACAGGGGTGTGGTCCACTCCCTCCTCTTCGCAACGATATACGGCTTTCTGGCCTTCCTCCTGGGCCCGTATGGACTCCACATGAGCACGGGGGAGGGCCTGTTCCTTGGGTTCGCCGCGTTCAGCGGCTACACGCTCCACCTGATACTGGACGGCTCCCTCAAGCTCCTCTGACTACCCATTTTCTACCCACTCTTGGGCAACAATGCTTTTAAGGGGACCATATTAGGGAACCGCGGAGGTG
This is a stretch of genomic DNA from Thermococcus sp. Bubb.Bath. It encodes these proteins:
- a CDS encoding metal-dependent hydrolase, whose translation is MPNYDVHVLSGIVTYPLAVLTAFLLKVYAGVPFEMTSTAMVVGYGLYVLGADLPDMDHPNALIHRGTKPIVAVLLGSAVYLWAAGEIHLSQPWMNQTAAWGVGAIGAVVGWYGFTAVMPHHRGVVHSLLFATIYGFLAFLLGPYGLHMSTGEGLFLGFAAFSGYTLHLILDGSLKLL
- a CDS encoding THUMP domain-containing protein: MVVLVVTCPQGREGDVILELEWALENVRAHGTDWRGVLIAETPLSKEEILSRLRSFETQAIQKVIPLEEAIPADYDAIRDAVLKLMKGREGTFAVRARVRGNKRLSARELEIKLGSEIVEAFGLPVNLSDPDWTVVVEVFGKRVYVGVLGREEMLKFEVKE
- a CDS encoding ATP-binding protein: MENEELKVYPLQTYEIYGLSKNPFEQLASEGISDVESIHVYQEVDMRLSMIISEVIGNRSSMAMAIVGPLGMGKTQRLKSIARAIEREGGKAIYVKVDTNDILKLTRDIFYALKPPRNRTNIFLENLSRKLGFIDRLEKMLSNTKEYKSRDIAELLVEQLKKYPYSALLLDELENMQGAGEQEKIQFFEMLRHVISTMPPGCIVAFACIPEAYEEYSRIFPAFFMRLHYEFKLRPMSVEETFELVKKRLNRVRTRDTDDPIYPFTDEAIRLIHDLAKGNPRQILRLLHYVLSEAAKRAFDPIDELVITTILEEPKSLEEYIRRVPKDYRDLVEVIVNKFNGGPVSYIAVAKELKKPANQVYESLNRLVTIGFLVGDPGGNYKVPHYVRKFLEEKGEGKGAEE